Proteins encoded in a region of the Chryseobacterium piperi genome:
- a CDS encoding undecaprenyl-diphosphate phosphatase, giving the protein MDLIKAIIIAIVEGLTEYLPISSTAHMGFTANLLGLEEDEFLKMFQVSIQFGAILSVVVAYWKKFFDFNNIQFYFKLAYAVVPALILGYLFDDKIEAVLGNQIAISSVLVLGGVVLLFADQWFKNPKIDDEKGITIKKAVTIGFWQCLAMMPGTSRSAASIIGGMTQGLTRKAAAEFSFFLAVPTMLAVTVYSIFLKTWGKETATPQKGYEMILSSQEHITVFVVGNVVAFIVALIAIKAFIGVLNKYGFKPWGWYRIFVGVALLIYFYFFK; this is encoded by the coding sequence ATGGATTTAATCAAAGCAATCATTATTGCCATTGTAGAAGGACTTACAGAGTATTTACCGATCTCTTCTACTGCGCATATGGGATTTACAGCCAACTTACTGGGATTAGAAGAAGACGAATTTTTAAAAATGTTTCAGGTTTCCATTCAGTTTGGAGCTATTTTATCTGTGGTAGTGGCATATTGGAAGAAATTCTTTGATTTTAATAATATTCAGTTTTACTTTAAGCTTGCCTATGCAGTAGTACCTGCTTTAATTTTAGGCTATTTGTTTGATGATAAAATAGAAGCTGTTCTGGGAAATCAGATTGCAATTTCATCAGTTTTAGTCTTGGGCGGGGTCGTGTTATTATTTGCCGATCAATGGTTTAAAAATCCTAAAATTGATGATGAAAAAGGGATTACAATAAAAAAAGCGGTAACGATAGGTTTTTGGCAATGTCTTGCGATGATGCCGGGAACAAGTAGGAGTGCAGCTTCTATTATCGGAGGTATGACTCAGGGACTGACCCGAAAGGCTGCTGCTGAGTTTTCTTTCTTTTTAGCAGTACCTACAATGCTTGCCGTTACAGTATATTCTATTTTTCTGAAAACTTGGGGGAAAGAAACGGCAACGCCGCAAAAAGGATATGAAATGATCCTTTCTTCTCAGGAACATATTACTGTTTTTGTGGTGGGTAATGTCGTAGCATTTATTGTTGCATTAATTGCTATTAAAGCTTTTATCGGAGTCTTAAACAAATACGGTTTCAAACCTTGGGGCTGGTATCGTATTTTCGTTGGAGTCGCTTTACTGATTTATTTTTACTTTTTTAAATAA
- the rsmA gene encoding 16S rRNA (adenine(1518)-N(6)/adenine(1519)-N(6))-dimethyltransferase RsmA translates to MSVKAKKHLGQHFLTDENIARKIVEGLSFDNYNTIMEVGPGMGVLTKYLLEKEQYIYLAEIDTESIDYLKKHYPKVTEKNFVGDFLKQDFAVINNEQVAVIGNFPYNISSQILFKIIDHYELVPEMVGMFQKEVAERTAAVPRTKDYGILSVLIQAYYDVSYMFTVHENVFNPPPKVKSGVIKLTRNPKEGLVGNEVLFKQIVKAGFNQRRKKLSNSLKVLNIPEELKTHEFLDKRAEELSVSDFISFTKLWKENQ, encoded by the coding sequence TTGAGTGTAAAAGCAAAAAAACATCTTGGTCAACACTTCCTGACAGATGAAAATATCGCAAGAAAAATTGTAGAGGGCTTAAGCTTTGACAACTACAATACTATTATGGAAGTCGGACCGGGAATGGGAGTTCTCACCAAGTACCTTTTAGAAAAAGAACAATATATTTATCTCGCTGAGATCGATACAGAGTCTATAGACTATTTAAAAAAACATTATCCAAAAGTTACAGAGAAAAACTTTGTAGGAGATTTCCTGAAACAGGATTTTGCTGTTATCAATAATGAGCAGGTTGCTGTTATTGGTAATTTTCCATACAACATATCTTCACAAATCTTATTTAAAATCATAGATCACTATGAGCTGGTTCCGGAAATGGTTGGAATGTTCCAAAAAGAAGTTGCAGAAAGAACTGCTGCTGTTCCAAGGACAAAAGATTATGGAATCTTATCTGTTTTAATCCAGGCCTATTATGATGTTTCCTACATGTTTACTGTACATGAAAATGTCTTTAATCCACCTCCCAAAGTAAAATCCGGAGTTATTAAACTTACAAGGAATCCTAAAGAAGGCTTGGTTGGTAATGAAGTCCTTTTTAAGCAGATTGTCAAAGCCGGCTTCAATCAGAGGAGAAAAAAGCTATCCAATTCCCTCAAGGTTTTAAATATTCCTGAGGAGCTGAAAACTCATGAGTTTTTAGACAAAAGAGCCGAAGAACTGAGTGTGTCCGATTTTATCTCTTTCACTAAACTTTGGAAAGAAAATCAATAA
- a CDS encoding DUF3098 domain-containing protein: protein MSKKTNKFSAAEFGTDTKAPQENTFYFGQQNFKWMLIGLAFIVVGFLLMMGADANTVDGKYDPNSWNDGIFSIRRIRIAPLFVVIGFVIEVYAILKRK, encoded by the coding sequence ATGAGCAAAAAAACAAATAAATTTTCCGCCGCAGAATTTGGTACCGATACTAAAGCTCCACAGGAAAACACTTTTTATTTTGGACAACAGAACTTTAAATGGATGCTGATAGGATTGGCATTTATTGTGGTTGGTTTTCTTTTAATGATGGGTGCTGATGCCAATACGGTAGATGGAAAGTACGATCCCAACTCGTGGAATGATGGAATCTTTTCTATTCGCAGAATCAGAATAGCTCCCTTGTTTGTGGTGATCGGCTTTGTGATAGAAGTTTACGCGATTTTAAAACGGAAATAA
- a CDS encoding cell division protein FtsX gives MAKSVDEFNKKRLRSSNITVVISIALVLFLLGLMGLILINAQKYSDYIKEQLVVNAYFDENYDAKDSVRIAKLEEETFKKVQTLAPVKRATYISREMAGKEAKASMGIDSDALFEENIFPSSIEVALKPEYVDPAKIDEAIKTLKSVPGIVDVKNNSTLMVDVYNNLNRILKWILGFSVLFLVLAVVLINNSIRLKIFSKRFIIKTMQLVGAKRRFILKPFIIEAIVLGCIGSLIGLLALFGVWYYFTSQIGTTFVQDNQQYFWLVLLIFGVGIFITVLSTIIATWRFLRTNVDDLYYS, from the coding sequence ATGGCGAAATCTGTAGATGAGTTTAATAAGAAAAGGCTTAGGTCTAGTAATATTACAGTAGTAATAAGTATTGCCTTAGTGTTATTTTTGTTAGGATTAATGGGGCTAATTTTAATTAATGCCCAGAAGTATTCTGACTATATCAAGGAACAATTGGTTGTGAATGCCTACTTTGATGAAAACTATGATGCTAAAGACTCTGTAAGAATTGCGAAACTGGAAGAAGAAACTTTTAAAAAAGTACAGACTTTAGCTCCTGTGAAAAGAGCAACGTATATCTCAAGAGAGATGGCTGGTAAAGAGGCAAAGGCAAGTATGGGAATTGATAGTGATGCACTTTTTGAAGAAAATATCTTCCCATCCTCCATAGAGGTTGCTTTAAAACCTGAATATGTAGATCCGGCAAAAATTGATGAAGCAATTAAAACACTAAAATCTGTTCCCGGAATTGTTGATGTAAAAAACAACAGTACCCTAATGGTAGATGTTTACAATAACCTGAACCGGATTTTAAAATGGATTTTAGGATTCTCTGTTTTATTTCTTGTTTTAGCTGTTGTGCTTATTAACAACTCAATTCGTTTGAAGATATTCTCTAAAAGGTTTATTATTAAAACCATGCAGCTGGTAGGGGCAAAAAGAAGATTTATTCTCAAGCCATTTATTATTGAAGCGATTGTACTTGGATGTATTGGCTCTCTTATCGGGCTGTTGGCATTGTTTGGAGTATGGTATTATTTTACCAGCCAGATAGGGACTACCTTTGTACAGGATAATCAACAATATTTCTGGTTAGTATTGCTGATATTTGGAGTAGGGATTTTTATCACTGTTTTGAGTACCATTATAGCAACCTGGAGATTCTTAAGAACAAACGTTGACGATTTATATTACTCTTAA